One window from the genome of Maylandia zebra isolate NMK-2024a linkage group LG18, Mzebra_GT3a, whole genome shotgun sequence encodes:
- the LOC112431534 gene encoding uncharacterized protein LOC112431534, translated as MKCEEEEGLYDQQVSNQERNSSLDQEGPDPPQIKEEEEELCISDDVEKIVLKQEDEGLIWTEEEQLRQLDNIWKPEMNLHSRAFPQQHECEEELVFGDQERNFSLDQEDPELPQIKEEEEEPCTSQDVDQLVVKQETEGIIIFMVAPTYEESEPELDSEHLLSSSSPEPESRDQQDNFPVSESQRKTDTSKKFVKCEICGKTFEYRSKLTRHMRVHTGEKPHSCSTCGKRFSLMINLKTHMRIHTGEKLHSEDTVTKTHEDSH; from the exons ATgaagtgtgaggaagaggagggcctGTATGACCAGCAGGTCTCCAACCAGGAGAGGAACTCCAGTCTGGACCAGGAGGGCCCAGATCCTCCACAGatcaaagaggaagaggaggaactcTGCATCAGCGATGACGTAGAAAAGATTGTACTCAAACAGGAGGATGAAGGCCTCATCTGGACTGAAGAAGAGCAGCTCAGACAGCTGGATAACATCTGGAAACCTGAAATGAACTTACACAGCAGGG CTTTCCCACAACAGCATGAATGTGAGGAGGAACTGGTTTTTGGGGACCAGGAGAGAAACTTCAGCCTCGACCAGGAGGAtccggagcttccacagataaaagaggaagaggaggaacctTGCACCAGTCAGGACGTAGATCAGCTTGTAGTGAAGCAGGAGACTGAAGGCATTATTATCTTCATGGTGGCTCCTACTTATGAGGAAAGTGAGCCAGAGCTGGACAGTGAACATCTCCTTTCTTCCAGCTCTCCTGAACCAGAGAGCAGAGATCAGCAAGACAACTTTCCTGTGTCAGAGAGTCAGCGTAAAACTGACACAAGTAAAAAGTTTGTGAAATGTGAGATTTGTGGAAAAACCTTTGAGTACAGATCCAAACTAACGAGACATATGAGggttcacacaggtgagaagccacaTTCTTGCAGCACCTGCGGAAAAAGATTCAGCCTGATGATAAACTTGAAAACTCACATGAGAATCCACACAGGTGAAAAGCTTCATTCAGAGGATACAGTTACAAAGACACATGAGGATTCACACTAG
- the LOC112436402 gene encoding tripartite motif-containing protein 16-like, which produces MAQKGVQLDRETFSCSICLDLLKDPVTIPCGHSYCMKCIESFWDEEEKKKIYSCPQCRQTFTARPVLVKSTMLAVLVEELKKTGLQAAPADHCYAGPEDVACDVCTGRKIKAFKSCLVCLASYCEKHLQPHYDVAPLKKHKLVEPSKKLQENICSRHDEVMKMFCRTDQQSICYLCPVDEHKGHDTVSAAAERTERQRELEVSRQNIQQRIQDREKDVKLLQQEVEAINQSADQTVEHSEKIFTELIHLIQKRSSDVKQQIRSQQETEVSRVKELQEKLEQEITELKRKDAELKQLSHTEDHIQFLHNYPSLSALSESTDSSSINIRPLSYFEDVTAAVSEVRDKLQDILREERTNISLTVTEVDVLLSQPEPKTRAGFLKYSCEITLDPNTANTWLLLSEGNRKATFMNQQQSYSDHPDRFTNRRQVLSRESLTGRCYWEVEWRGGVYVAVAYKNISREGWGNECVFGHNDKSWSLDCYNNRYIFWYNNIKTPVSGPRSSRVGVYLDHRAGILSFYSVSETMTLLHRVQTTFTQPLYAGLSLYYDYGDTAELIKVK; this is translated from the coding sequence ATGGCGCAGAAAGGAGTTCAGCTAGACCGAGAAACCTTCTCTTGTTCGATCTGTTTGGATCTACTGAAGGATCCAGTGACTATTccctgtggacacagctactgcatGAAGTGTATTGAAAGCTTCTGGgatgaagaggaaaagaagaaaatctacagctgccctcagtgcagACAGACTTTCACAGCGAGGCCTGTCCTGGTGAAAAGCACCATGTTAGCAGTTTtagtggaggagctgaagaagactggactccaagctgctcctgctgatcactgctatgctggacctgaagatgtggcctgtgatgtctgcactggaagaaaaataaaagccttcaaGTCCTGTTTAGTCTGTCTGGCATCTTACTGTGAGAAACACCTTCAGCCTCATTATGATGTGGCTccattaaagaaacacaagctggtggagccctccaagaagctccaggagaacatctgctctcgtcatgatgaggtgatgaagatgttctgccgtactgatcagcagagtatctgttatctctgccctgtggatgaacataaaggccacgacacagtctcagctgcagcagaaaggactgagaggcagagagagctggaggtgagtcgacaaaacatccagcagagaatccaggacagagagaaagatgtgaagctgcttcaacaggaggtggaggccatcaatcagtctgctgatcaaacagtggagcacagtgagaagatcttcactgagctgatccatctcatccagaaaagaagctctgatgtgaagcagcagatcagatcccagcaggaaactgaagtgagtcgagtcaaagagcttcaggagaagctggagcaggagatcactgagctgaagaggaaagatgctgagctgaagcagctctcacacacagaggatcacatccagtttctacacaactacccctcactgtcagcactcagtgagtctacagactcatccagcatcaatatccgtcctctgagctactttgaggatgtgacagcagctgtgtcagaggtcagagataaactacaggacattctgagagaggaacggacaaacatctcactgacagtcactgaagtggatgttttactgtcacaaccagagccaaagaccagagctggattcttaaaatattcatgtgaaatcacactggatccaaacacagcaaacacatgGCTGTTATTATCAGAGGGGAACAGAAAAGCAACATTTATGAATCAACAACAGTCTtattctgatcatccagacagattcactAACAGGCGTCAGGTCCTGAGTAGAGAGAGTCTGACTGGacgttgttactgggaggtggagtggagaggGGGAGTTTATGTAGCAGTCGCATACAAGAATATCAGCAGAGAAGGATGGGGTAATGAATGTGTATTTGGACATAATGACAAATCTTGGTCATTAGATTGTTACAAcaacagatatatattttggtACAACAACATTAAAACTCCTGTCTCAGGTCCTCGTTCCTCCAGAGTaggagtgtacctggatcacagagcaggtattttgtccttctacagcgtctctgaaaccatgactctcctccacagagtccagaccacattcactcagccgctctaTGCTGGACTGAGTCTTTACTATGATTATGGAGACACTGCTGAGTTGATTAAAGTGAAATAG